The following coding sequences lie in one Monomorium pharaonis isolate MP-MQ-018 chromosome 1, ASM1337386v2, whole genome shotgun sequence genomic window:
- the LOC105837209 gene encoding hypertrehalosaemic prohormone, with translation MFCKMPASVVVIAFLFLILVTNCEAQLNFSTGWGQGKRSQDMRVKSSRDCSSQGASLEQLLKLYSFIQIEAQRILDCQTMNK, from the exons AT gtTTTGTAAGATGCCTGCGAGCGTAGTCGTTATagcatttcttttcttaattctCGTTACAAACTGTGAAGCTCAGTTAAACTTTTCTACTGGATGGGGCCAAGGTAAAAGGAGCCAAGATATGCGAGTTAAATCGAGTAGGGATTGTTCGTCGCAAGGTGCATCGTTGGaacaattgttaaaattatattcgtttattcAG ATCGAAGCTCAGAGGATTTTGGATTGCCAAACCATGAACAAATGA
- the LOC105837218 gene encoding DE-cadherin isoform X2 has protein sequence MMLGKCVVWRRSGARPRRPLAAFVPLLLLCCGTFASGTRLRHSRHLDVRSQFLAEGELSLDENHNHKPVFSNCSNYAPVVKEEEPIGTVVIQVHAEDRDPPGEGGTITYSFVTAPDEKLKFAIDNTTGLIKTLQVLDRDEPAREKEFYLTVLATDNGRPQLDDVCTFKVTIEDVNDNPPAFDKVAYTESVPQDLPVGREVMRVSAADIDDGNNSVVRYTLASKKTDDAAYFRIDSESGVIFLNKAIDRTPDYKFSMTATARDLGENSQPVPIDLTIRVVESHKKAPAFLPRSSEPIRLQENFSDFDASIVRLKAVSNIDNSSSSDNSYLLFELVVGRTEQTNRKNTFRLESNKDIADIKLSQHLDYESNTQYSLIVRVQNKYQLAAETVVDVEVLDVNDNIPVFRDIKRGSVLENEPRGAPVMQVRAIDADGTSVNNQVSYELDNFKDLFAIDPQTGNITTLVTFDREVEDIYNVKIIATDNSPSALFKTGEHNKGEQVFQIEIADKNDNPPRFTKKVYTDNSVLEDININAPVTEVKAIDSDTASPVTYSIIAGNKNNSFYIEATTGKIRVNKPLDYEKITKYNLTVRAFDGVFNDTAEVEIFVENVNDNPPIFKDFNTNPTIQEERLVEGCVTVVSAYDPDIEDRNADQHIVYSIVKEEQQPYISVENTGCMKLKKPLDRDPPQGHAMWTFLVMARDEDGSPTALQKLAMINITLLDINDNAPFLDMPYPVIWGENKGPGRITELKARDYDSEENGPPFEFRIDDSADNEIRTKFDIRETYLFARVMFDREFRKSYDIPIAITDSGSPPMTGTSTLTVIIGDENDNPMREGSSSIFVYNYKGESPDTEIGRVFVNDPDDWDLPDKSFDWASPHDGFYLNTSTGMITLLSGTSNDTFVLKFIVTEKGQHIPSHQVYAYVNVTVKELPEEAVERSGSIRFQGITPEEFVEPDESGVSKKEIFQEKVATMLNTSVENVDVFTVLHSDHHKDKNWLDVRFSAHGSPYYASEKLNTIIAQHSKEIEREMKADILLMNIDECLFEKLHCNNSCRNFLNVSTVPYAIYTNTSSFVGVRAVVDPLCTCHVAEPIVCLNGGTPLAERCECPPGLEGPRCELLGIGFNGDGWAIMPPPGQACDDSHLGLEITPHVDNGLVFYFGPMTYNPKFGIQDFMSLELQQGYAVLYIDYGTGTVRLDQKQIKLTDGKSHRIDIYWKKTSIEMIVDKCGISACMSLTAPQGTNEFLNVNSPIQIGGTLTNLAHLASNLGWDYKPTDKGFVGCIRNMTFNGNTYNLGMPSLSRNADPGCDHGMAKAISFGIDTNFIVAILVCVLILLILLVAVVVHRRKTDDLYKDMDDIRENIINYEDEGGGEGDVQSFDLNVLRAIYDAPPIDSKIAPIGLQGRGTDEVPDICGFLDGKKESCDKDPDTNPYDDLRHYAYEGEGNSEGDLSSLASCTDDGDLKFNYLSNFGPRFRKLADMYGEDPSDEESDGVGERESESWC, from the exons CGTCTGGAACGAGATTGAGGCACTCGAGACACCTGGACGTGAGATCGCAGTTCCTGGCCGAGGGTGAATTATCG CTCGATGAAAATCACAACCACAAGCCGGTGTTCTCCAATTGCTCGAATTACGCGCCAGTGGTGAAGGAGGAGGAGCCAATTGGCACGGTGGTGATCCAGGTGCACGCCGAGGATAGGGATCCACCGGGCGAAGGAG GTACCATTACGTATAGCTTCGTGACCGCACctgatgaaaaattaaaattcgcaATCGACAACACGACTGGCCTCATCAAAACGCTCCAGGTACTCGACAGGGACGAACCCGCTAGAGAAAAGGAATTTTATCTCACCGTACTTGCTACCGACAATGGACGGCCGCAGTTGGATGACGTGTGCACATTTAAAGTCACTATCGAAGACGTCAATGACAATCCGCCCGCCTTCGACAAAGTG GCATACACAGAATCTGTGCCGCAAGATTTACCCGTGGGTCGCGAAGTCATGCGAGTTTCCGCAGCTGATATCGATGATGGCAACAATTCTGTTGTACGGTATACTCTAGCGTCTAAGAAAACGGATGATGCCGCGTACTTTCGAATCGACTCTGAGTCCGGTGTCATATTCCTCAACAAAGCTATAGAC CGGACTCCAGATTATAAATTCAGTATGACAGCTACTGCCAGGGATCTTGGTGAAAATTCGCAACCCGTTCCAATCGATCTTACGATACGGGTTGTAGAATCGCATAAGAAGGCACCAGCTTTTCTTCCGAGATCTTCGGAGCCAATCAGACTTCAGGAGAATTTTAGCGACTTCGATGCTAGCATCGTTCGTTTAAAAGCAGTTTCCAACATCGATAATTCCAGTAGTTCGGACAATTCGTATCTACTCTTTGAGCTTGTGGTTGGTAGAACGGAACAAACCAACAGAAAGAACACTTTTAG ATTAGAATCCAATAAAGATATAGCAGATATTAAGTTGTCACAACATCTTGATTACGAGAGTAACACGCAATACTCGTTAATAGTGAGAGTACAAAACAAGTATCAATTAGCTGCCGAAACAGTGGTCGATGTTGAAGTATTAGACGTAAATGACAACATTCCAGTCTTCCGTGATATCAAACGAGGAAGCGTGTTAGAAAATGAACCCCGAGGAGCTCCCGTGATGCAAGTGCGAGCCATTGACGCTGATGGTACTTCCGTTAATAATCAG GTTAGCTACGAATTGGACAACTTCAAAGATCTCTTTGCCATCGATCCGCAAACTGGTAATATCACAACGTTGGTGACATTCGATAGAGAAGTTGAAGATATCTACAATGTGAAAATAATAGCGACGGATAATTCACCAAGTGCTTTGTTCAAAACCGGCGAACACAATAAAGGAGAACAGGTGTTTCAAATCGAAATTGCTGATAAGAATGACAATCCGCCTCGCTTCACCAAAAAGGTGTACACTGACAATTCAGTTCTCGAGGACATCAACATTAACGCGCCCGTAACTGAAGTCAAGGCCATCGATTCCGATACAGCGAGTCCTGTCACGTATAGCATCATAGCAGGAAACAAGAACAACAGTTTTTACATTGAAGCTACAACGGGAAAGATTCGTGTCAACAAGCCGCTTGATTATGAAAAGATCACCAAATACAATCTGACCGTAAGAGCGTTCGACGGTGTGTTTAATGATACAGCGGAAGTTGAGATTTTTGTTGAAAACGTTAATGACAACCCACCGATTTTCAAAGACTTTAATACAAATCCGACTATACAAGAAGAAAGATTGGTGGAag gATGCGTCACTGTTGTGTCGGCTTATGATCCCGATATTGAAGATAGAAATGCCGATCAGCATATTGTCTACAGCATCGTCAAGGAGGAACAACAACCGTATATATCAGTCGAAAATACTGGTTGCATGAAATTGAAGAAACCATTAGATCGTGATCCACCGCAAGGGCATGCAATGTGGACt TTCCTCGTAATGGCAAGAGATGAAGATGGTTCACCTACGGCTCTTCAAAAATTGGCGATGATTAATATTACCCTCCTAGATATCAATGACAATGCACCATTTCTCGATATGCCTTACCCAGTCATTTGGGGTGAAAATAAAGGACCTGGCAGGATAACCGAGCTCAAGGCGCGGGATTACGACTCTGAGGAAAATGGTCCGCCATTCGAATTCAGAATCGACGATTCTGCGGACAATGAAATCAGAACTAAATTTGACATACGCGAAACGTATTTATTCGCGCGAGTAATGTTCGATCGAGAATTCCGAAAGAGTTACGATATACCGATCGCAATCACGGACAGCGGTAGTCCGCCCATGACGGGTACTTCGACACTTACTGTAATTATAGGCGACGAGAATGACAATCCTATGCGCGAGGGCTCGAGTTCtatatttgtttacaattataaaggAGAGTCTCCTGATACGGAAATTGGACGCGTGTTTGTTAACGATCCAGACGATTGGGATTTACCGGACAAATCTTTCGATTGGGCCTCTCCGCATGACGGTTTCTATCTTAATACCAGTACCGGTATGATCACTCTACTGTCGGGTACGTCAAACGACACCTTTGTATTGAAGTTTATCGTCACTGAAAAAGGCCAACATATTCCATCGCATCAAGTATACGCTTACGTGAACGTCACCGTCAAAGAACTTCCCGAAGAAGCTGTCGAAAGATCCGGTTCCATACGATTTCAAGGGATAACACCGGAGGAATTTGTGGAACCTGATGAATCTGGTGTCAgtaaaaaggaaatatttcAAGAGAAAGTAGCAACTATGTTAAATACTTCGGTCGAGAATGTTGACGTATTCACCGTACTTCATTCGGATcatcataaagataaaaactgGCTGGACGTCCGATTTTCGGCACACGGTAGTCCATATTATGCATCCGAGAAGTTGAACACGATTATAGCGCAACATTCAAAGGAAATTGAACGGGAGATGAAAGCGGATATCTTATTGATGAATATTGATGAGTGCCTATTCGAGAAACTTCACTGTAATAATTCGTGCCGCAATTTCTTAAATGTCAGCACTGTTCCGTATGCGATCTACACTAATACCAGCTCGTTTGTTGGCGTTAGAGCAGTTGTAGATCCGCTGTGTACTTGTCATGTAGCGGAACCTATCGTCTGTTTGAATGGTGGTACACCTTTGGCAGAACGATGCGAGTGTCCACCTGGTCTGGAAGGGCCAAGATGTGAATTATTAGGCATTGGCTTTAACGGAGACGGCTGGGCTATAATGCCTCCACCTGGTCAAGCTTGCGACGATTCACATTTAG GATTGGAGATAACACCACACGTGGACAATGgtcttgtattttatttcggCCCTATGACATACAATCCTAAATTTGGAATTCAGGATTTTATGTCATTGGAACTTCAACAAGGCTACGCTGTGTTATACATTGACTATGGCACGGGAACTGTAAGGTTGGATCAGAAACAAATCAAATTAACGGACGGCAAGAGTCACAGAATAGACATTTACTGGAAGAAGACT tcCATAGAGATGATAGTTGATAAATGTGGCATATCTGCTTGCATGAGTCTCACTGCGCCACAAGGCACTAacgaatttttaaatgttaacaGTCCAATACAAATAGGTGGTACATTGACTAATTTAGCACACTTAGCATCGAATTTGGGATGGGATTATAAACCAACTGATAAAGGATTTGTCGGGTGTATACGCAACATGACATTCAATGGAAAT aCATACAACTTAGGCATGCCGTCACTGTCCAGAAATGCAGATCCTGGCTGCGATCATGGCATGGCAAAGGCAATTTCGTTCGGAATTGACACGAACTTTATAGTGGCTATTTTGGTTTGCGTAttgatattgttaatattactcGTGGCGGTAGTTGTGCACAGGAGAAAAACCGATGATCTCTATAAGGATATGGACGATAttagagaaaatattattaattacgaggATGAAGGAGGTGGTGAGGGTGATGTTCAGAGTTTTGATTTAAATGTCTTGAGAGCTATTTACGACGCACCACCTATTGATTCAAAGATAGCTCCAATTGGTCTACAGGGTAGAG gAACCGACGAAGTTCCAGACATTTGTGGCTTCCTAGATGGTAAGAAAGAAAGTTGCGATAAAGATCCAGATACAAATCCATACGATGATTTAAGGCATTACGCTTACGAGGGGGAAGGAAATTCAGAAGGCGATCTGTCATCTTTAGCTTCGT GCACCGACGATGGGGatctgaaatttaattatttgtctaATTTCGGACCAAGATTTAGAAAATTGGCAGATATGTATGGAGAAGATCCAAGTGACGAAGAAAGTGACGGAGTCGGAGAACGAGAGAGTGAAAGTTGGTGTTGA
- the LOC105837218 gene encoding DE-cadherin isoform X1 has product MMLGKCVVWRRSGARPRRPLAAFVPLLLLCCGTFASGTRLRHSRHLDVRSQFLAEGELSLDENHNHKPVFSNCSNYAPVVKEEEPIGTVVIQVHAEDRDPPGEGGTITYSFVTAPDEKLKFAIDNTTGLIKTLQVLDRDEPAREKEFYLTVLATDNGRPQLDDVCTFKVTIEDVNDNPPAFDKVVYHRGYVWKAYTESVPQDLPVGREVMRVSAADIDDGNNSVVRYTLASKKTDDAAYFRIDSESGVIFLNKAIDRTPDYKFSMTATARDLGENSQPVPIDLTIRVVESHKKAPAFLPRSSEPIRLQENFSDFDASIVRLKAVSNIDNSSSSDNSYLLFELVVGRTEQTNRKNTFRLESNKDIADIKLSQHLDYESNTQYSLIVRVQNKYQLAAETVVDVEVLDVNDNIPVFRDIKRGSVLENEPRGAPVMQVRAIDADGTSVNNQVSYELDNFKDLFAIDPQTGNITTLVTFDREVEDIYNVKIIATDNSPSALFKTGEHNKGEQVFQIEIADKNDNPPRFTKKVYTDNSVLEDININAPVTEVKAIDSDTASPVTYSIIAGNKNNSFYIEATTGKIRVNKPLDYEKITKYNLTVRAFDGVFNDTAEVEIFVENVNDNPPIFKDFNTNPTIQEERLVEGCVTVVSAYDPDIEDRNADQHIVYSIVKEEQQPYISVENTGCMKLKKPLDRDPPQGHAMWTFLVMARDEDGSPTALQKLAMINITLLDINDNAPFLDMPYPVIWGENKGPGRITELKARDYDSEENGPPFEFRIDDSADNEIRTKFDIRETYLFARVMFDREFRKSYDIPIAITDSGSPPMTGTSTLTVIIGDENDNPMREGSSSIFVYNYKGESPDTEIGRVFVNDPDDWDLPDKSFDWASPHDGFYLNTSTGMITLLSGTSNDTFVLKFIVTEKGQHIPSHQVYAYVNVTVKELPEEAVERSGSIRFQGITPEEFVEPDESGVSKKEIFQEKVATMLNTSVENVDVFTVLHSDHHKDKNWLDVRFSAHGSPYYASEKLNTIIAQHSKEIEREMKADILLMNIDECLFEKLHCNNSCRNFLNVSTVPYAIYTNTSSFVGVRAVVDPLCTCHVAEPIVCLNGGTPLAERCECPPGLEGPRCELLGIGFNGDGWAIMPPPGQACDDSHLGLEITPHVDNGLVFYFGPMTYNPKFGIQDFMSLELQQGYAVLYIDYGTGTVRLDQKQIKLTDGKSHRIDIYWKKTSIEMIVDKCGISACMSLTAPQGTNEFLNVNSPIQIGGTLTNLAHLASNLGWDYKPTDKGFVGCIRNMTFNGNTYNLGMPSLSRNADPGCDHGMAKAISFGIDTNFIVAILVCVLILLILLVAVVVHRRKTDDLYKDMDDIRENIINYEDEGGGEGDVQSFDLNVLRAIYDAPPIDSKIAPIGLQGRGTDEVPDICGFLDGKKESCDKDPDTNPYDDLRHYAYEGEGNSEGDLSSLASCTDDGDLKFNYLSNFGPRFRKLADMYGEDPSDEESDGVGERESESWC; this is encoded by the exons CGTCTGGAACGAGATTGAGGCACTCGAGACACCTGGACGTGAGATCGCAGTTCCTGGCCGAGGGTGAATTATCG CTCGATGAAAATCACAACCACAAGCCGGTGTTCTCCAATTGCTCGAATTACGCGCCAGTGGTGAAGGAGGAGGAGCCAATTGGCACGGTGGTGATCCAGGTGCACGCCGAGGATAGGGATCCACCGGGCGAAGGAG GTACCATTACGTATAGCTTCGTGACCGCACctgatgaaaaattaaaattcgcaATCGACAACACGACTGGCCTCATCAAAACGCTCCAGGTACTCGACAGGGACGAACCCGCTAGAGAAAAGGAATTTTATCTCACCGTACTTGCTACCGACAATGGACGGCCGCAGTTGGATGACGTGTGCACATTTAAAGTCACTATCGAAGACGTCAATGACAATCCGCCCGCCTTCGACAAAGTG GTCTACCACCGTGGATACGTGTGGAAG GCATACACAGAATCTGTGCCGCAAGATTTACCCGTGGGTCGCGAAGTCATGCGAGTTTCCGCAGCTGATATCGATGATGGCAACAATTCTGTTGTACGGTATACTCTAGCGTCTAAGAAAACGGATGATGCCGCGTACTTTCGAATCGACTCTGAGTCCGGTGTCATATTCCTCAACAAAGCTATAGAC CGGACTCCAGATTATAAATTCAGTATGACAGCTACTGCCAGGGATCTTGGTGAAAATTCGCAACCCGTTCCAATCGATCTTACGATACGGGTTGTAGAATCGCATAAGAAGGCACCAGCTTTTCTTCCGAGATCTTCGGAGCCAATCAGACTTCAGGAGAATTTTAGCGACTTCGATGCTAGCATCGTTCGTTTAAAAGCAGTTTCCAACATCGATAATTCCAGTAGTTCGGACAATTCGTATCTACTCTTTGAGCTTGTGGTTGGTAGAACGGAACAAACCAACAGAAAGAACACTTTTAG ATTAGAATCCAATAAAGATATAGCAGATATTAAGTTGTCACAACATCTTGATTACGAGAGTAACACGCAATACTCGTTAATAGTGAGAGTACAAAACAAGTATCAATTAGCTGCCGAAACAGTGGTCGATGTTGAAGTATTAGACGTAAATGACAACATTCCAGTCTTCCGTGATATCAAACGAGGAAGCGTGTTAGAAAATGAACCCCGAGGAGCTCCCGTGATGCAAGTGCGAGCCATTGACGCTGATGGTACTTCCGTTAATAATCAG GTTAGCTACGAATTGGACAACTTCAAAGATCTCTTTGCCATCGATCCGCAAACTGGTAATATCACAACGTTGGTGACATTCGATAGAGAAGTTGAAGATATCTACAATGTGAAAATAATAGCGACGGATAATTCACCAAGTGCTTTGTTCAAAACCGGCGAACACAATAAAGGAGAACAGGTGTTTCAAATCGAAATTGCTGATAAGAATGACAATCCGCCTCGCTTCACCAAAAAGGTGTACACTGACAATTCAGTTCTCGAGGACATCAACATTAACGCGCCCGTAACTGAAGTCAAGGCCATCGATTCCGATACAGCGAGTCCTGTCACGTATAGCATCATAGCAGGAAACAAGAACAACAGTTTTTACATTGAAGCTACAACGGGAAAGATTCGTGTCAACAAGCCGCTTGATTATGAAAAGATCACCAAATACAATCTGACCGTAAGAGCGTTCGACGGTGTGTTTAATGATACAGCGGAAGTTGAGATTTTTGTTGAAAACGTTAATGACAACCCACCGATTTTCAAAGACTTTAATACAAATCCGACTATACAAGAAGAAAGATTGGTGGAag gATGCGTCACTGTTGTGTCGGCTTATGATCCCGATATTGAAGATAGAAATGCCGATCAGCATATTGTCTACAGCATCGTCAAGGAGGAACAACAACCGTATATATCAGTCGAAAATACTGGTTGCATGAAATTGAAGAAACCATTAGATCGTGATCCACCGCAAGGGCATGCAATGTGGACt TTCCTCGTAATGGCAAGAGATGAAGATGGTTCACCTACGGCTCTTCAAAAATTGGCGATGATTAATATTACCCTCCTAGATATCAATGACAATGCACCATTTCTCGATATGCCTTACCCAGTCATTTGGGGTGAAAATAAAGGACCTGGCAGGATAACCGAGCTCAAGGCGCGGGATTACGACTCTGAGGAAAATGGTCCGCCATTCGAATTCAGAATCGACGATTCTGCGGACAATGAAATCAGAACTAAATTTGACATACGCGAAACGTATTTATTCGCGCGAGTAATGTTCGATCGAGAATTCCGAAAGAGTTACGATATACCGATCGCAATCACGGACAGCGGTAGTCCGCCCATGACGGGTACTTCGACACTTACTGTAATTATAGGCGACGAGAATGACAATCCTATGCGCGAGGGCTCGAGTTCtatatttgtttacaattataaaggAGAGTCTCCTGATACGGAAATTGGACGCGTGTTTGTTAACGATCCAGACGATTGGGATTTACCGGACAAATCTTTCGATTGGGCCTCTCCGCATGACGGTTTCTATCTTAATACCAGTACCGGTATGATCACTCTACTGTCGGGTACGTCAAACGACACCTTTGTATTGAAGTTTATCGTCACTGAAAAAGGCCAACATATTCCATCGCATCAAGTATACGCTTACGTGAACGTCACCGTCAAAGAACTTCCCGAAGAAGCTGTCGAAAGATCCGGTTCCATACGATTTCAAGGGATAACACCGGAGGAATTTGTGGAACCTGATGAATCTGGTGTCAgtaaaaaggaaatatttcAAGAGAAAGTAGCAACTATGTTAAATACTTCGGTCGAGAATGTTGACGTATTCACCGTACTTCATTCGGATcatcataaagataaaaactgGCTGGACGTCCGATTTTCGGCACACGGTAGTCCATATTATGCATCCGAGAAGTTGAACACGATTATAGCGCAACATTCAAAGGAAATTGAACGGGAGATGAAAGCGGATATCTTATTGATGAATATTGATGAGTGCCTATTCGAGAAACTTCACTGTAATAATTCGTGCCGCAATTTCTTAAATGTCAGCACTGTTCCGTATGCGATCTACACTAATACCAGCTCGTTTGTTGGCGTTAGAGCAGTTGTAGATCCGCTGTGTACTTGTCATGTAGCGGAACCTATCGTCTGTTTGAATGGTGGTACACCTTTGGCAGAACGATGCGAGTGTCCACCTGGTCTGGAAGGGCCAAGATGTGAATTATTAGGCATTGGCTTTAACGGAGACGGCTGGGCTATAATGCCTCCACCTGGTCAAGCTTGCGACGATTCACATTTAG GATTGGAGATAACACCACACGTGGACAATGgtcttgtattttatttcggCCCTATGACATACAATCCTAAATTTGGAATTCAGGATTTTATGTCATTGGAACTTCAACAAGGCTACGCTGTGTTATACATTGACTATGGCACGGGAACTGTAAGGTTGGATCAGAAACAAATCAAATTAACGGACGGCAAGAGTCACAGAATAGACATTTACTGGAAGAAGACT tcCATAGAGATGATAGTTGATAAATGTGGCATATCTGCTTGCATGAGTCTCACTGCGCCACAAGGCACTAacgaatttttaaatgttaacaGTCCAATACAAATAGGTGGTACATTGACTAATTTAGCACACTTAGCATCGAATTTGGGATGGGATTATAAACCAACTGATAAAGGATTTGTCGGGTGTATACGCAACATGACATTCAATGGAAAT aCATACAACTTAGGCATGCCGTCACTGTCCAGAAATGCAGATCCTGGCTGCGATCATGGCATGGCAAAGGCAATTTCGTTCGGAATTGACACGAACTTTATAGTGGCTATTTTGGTTTGCGTAttgatattgttaatattactcGTGGCGGTAGTTGTGCACAGGAGAAAAACCGATGATCTCTATAAGGATATGGACGATAttagagaaaatattattaattacgaggATGAAGGAGGTGGTGAGGGTGATGTTCAGAGTTTTGATTTAAATGTCTTGAGAGCTATTTACGACGCACCACCTATTGATTCAAAGATAGCTCCAATTGGTCTACAGGGTAGAG gAACCGACGAAGTTCCAGACATTTGTGGCTTCCTAGATGGTAAGAAAGAAAGTTGCGATAAAGATCCAGATACAAATCCATACGATGATTTAAGGCATTACGCTTACGAGGGGGAAGGAAATTCAGAAGGCGATCTGTCATCTTTAGCTTCGT GCACCGACGATGGGGatctgaaatttaattatttgtctaATTTCGGACCAAGATTTAGAAAATTGGCAGATATGTATGGAGAAGATCCAAGTGACGAAGAAAGTGACGGAGTCGGAGAACGAGAGAGTGAAAGTTGGTGTTGA